In one Cottoperca gobio chromosome 12, fCotGob3.1, whole genome shotgun sequence genomic region, the following are encoded:
- the sec16a gene encoding LOW QUALITY PROTEIN: protein transport protein Sec16A (The sequence of the model RefSeq protein was modified relative to this genomic sequence to represent the inferred CDS: inserted 1 base in 1 codon), with product MQPPPRTGPPGASGPPPSGPNMFRRTRPQKHTAGATAAMPPATQPMMNPFAFVRAPPPMAAGGPPTIPNSNPPPMQAPPNAMYLQAGSGLPPQPQTLEDVPAAPPGPPPSSLPGVTLFNPHSTASPGVYAAPSPAGYASSHTEQSYFNSMEQTPSMATEPPHVASAPAPSQTPFSQEFQGRPPPQPFQPVPPPTSYSQWAPDHGSRPPSVQNYFQPTSDPPPQPFNLPPQTQMYPSHTPSPHHNTPTPPTQPGHPQLQAPLPLHSPVNASSSQWPDPNAPQQHNSHFQTQSYFSQGSAPQDSWFSMPPQDSGYHQMGTGLAHPQPHPASAASHASNTGPGPSSAAAPVPCFQESGSLSMFFKDNDVENEETLAGDRNKAVNGVPDSFQHHSNPQAHSGHADVPLDYQGPSLQDHSHLPYMHDGNHAPQASTQKPPDSQYDHVENLECVPNQEVLPSDIHGSPAATAAHGVDQFETGPNLETPDSIPRPIRSASVSSNYSNMSHGSGSGTRRHQGVVGTFIQQESPRLTDDANLSAATRGYFEQIDTSPAGAMGAQQSPPEQMWPSTPSPPKPTGIFQASANSSFEPVRSHGVGVRPAEVDRANMVAEGVVDSITGNLEQPPDNMENIYGPGHPLPAGAGGGGPHLPHPVVHSRPSSRSFGASRPCESPATTLWAQHDPSSLGVNILLAPAAPAVLAPLREPSADVIQPPEDGPLNLQPLQRIQTTAHSENLENPPMVSEAQPTDPQGNLGYASLLVSDSVQQPVLIAPPVSNYSVIPPATPAQALSQSSLRETTPPVRPLTQGQGASTSQPPPVTSNQNPVFAPGPLSFNSSASNQGPLNLTRDYAEAATSDVTAPAPSQPLHPPLSRGQSLVGDGHSPLQVNPQAPLVTAPVSNHNQPSNYELLDFSMHQSQVQTQASQHESPQSSNGFYLQVTKDAQQGVRAKGNVPVQTAASSSTPQVPPATSQAAAIIQPPPAEPPKTSDSHAALQGQNYAPPVPVSGAQPSRDQYPPPAQGPAAGSAPPPADAYPPGPRGPAPPGAPGEPPRPPSAAGSQQGYGPPPPAAGQMYGGYYGNYGEYPDSRAPYPPGQYPPPPGDPRAQQYYQDGAYRGRTDPWYGRYEGQTQTAYRDPNYQYREPQPERPSSRASQYSDRPSSRQGFPEEYNRANQSAYSEYYADYAKQCEYAGYNYGQYDPRYRGYYDQAYWANYDESYRGRENYYNQQQVYPARKEGYEDPWRYYPGYDASFDDDYRRRGEAYADEFDRRSVHSEQSAHSVHSSHSHNSRRSSFSSRSQQSQVYRSQTDLTSAAYDATSSTLAVDYSYGQYPDQTDATQNYSQYLYPPEYNADGTWIATDQPPPRPATPEKFSIPHRCARFGPGGHLVQVLPNLPSAGQPALVDIHNMETMLQDTPEQAELRAFPGPLVKEETHKVDVIKFSQNKALESSRDNNLLDRDSARLLWEFIMLLCRQNGTVVGTDIADLLLKEHRSVWLPGKSPNEANLIDFNNEPLARAEEEPGAGPLSLLSDTFMIVPENLGKETERFRELLLFGRKKDALEAAMKGGLWGHALLLASKMDNRTHARVMTRFANSLPINDPLQTVYQLMSGRMPASATCCGEEKWGDWRPHLAMVLSNLTHTLDLDTRTITTMGDTLASKGLIDAAHFCYLMAQVGLGVYTKKSAKMVLIGSNHSLPFYQCASNDAIQRTEAYEYAQSLGSQPCLQPNFQVFKLIYACRLAEAGLSAQAFHYCEVISRNVLMQPSYYSPVFISQIIQMSEKLRFFDPQLKEKPEQELFNEPEWLIHLRQLDGQMRTGMITYSEDRASPSQYDCSSPSSDLDQPSPSEPYNMPVEMDGSTPDNQLMSSLLPGAPPQGVQLMPPAPTSILQDGMAPPQPFPSNDVPQFYPVPPSGPPGQMPISGYPPQDPGFAPPPFQPQPEQIEMYPGAHQQPCPPPLQMGQMGQMSPHMPHSPIQMNPPPLQMPHHMPSSPGHMPPVEQMSHAPPEMHPMSSSPPGSSFTPQRDFYDQMAMVPGRRSRTVSQSSIHASGRRSRTTSESSTPTRVEEERSNSAVKQASPPPPXIPEQPRKEEAKRVKKDSPKKGGGGGGGGVGGLLSWIIRKGKNEAHLPDDKNKSIVWDEQKQRWVDLNEPEEESKPTPPPPAGFPKMPQMLVAPPTGGPPVNMFSRRAGTKSRYVDVLNPSRINKPGGLGPAPADIFAPLAPMPMPANLFVPSSAPDDQQPLEGCEGGNQLQNSPNACAAPQMFNPTLLPPAPEGHPVPDGSQSGELSRSSSMSSLSREVSQHLNQSPPVQGTAPAGGVTFYNPAQFAQVSIEGLMVV from the exons CATGATGAACCCTTTTGCTTTTGTTAGAGCTCCTCCCCCTATGGCTGCAGGTGGTCCCCCAACAATACCCAACAGCAACCCTCCACCAATGCAAGCCCCACCTAACGCCATGTACTTGCAAGCCGGCTCAGGGCTCCCCCCACAACCGCAGACTCTGGAGGATGTCCCAGCTGCTCCCCCAGGTCCCCCACCATCCTCTCTGCCGGGGGTGACACTGTTCAACCCTCACAGTACAGCATCCCCTGGTGTTTACGCAGCACCCAGCCCAGCAGGATATGCTTCCTCACATACTGAACAGAGCTATTTTAATTCAATGGAACAGACTCCATCCATGGCCACGGAGCCCCCACACGTGGCCTCAGCGCCAGCACCGAGTCAGACACCTTTTAGCCAGGAATTTCAAGGGCGGCCTCCTCCTCAGCCCTTCCAGCCTGTGCCTCCCCCCACCTCCTATTCCCAGTGGGCCCCTGATCACGGAAGTCGCCCTCCATCAGTTCAGAACTATTTCCAGCCTACTAGTGACCCACCGCCACAGCCTTTTAATTTACCTCCGCAGACCCAGATGTACCCCTCCCACACTCCATCACCCCATCACAACACCCCCACCCCTCCAACACAACCCGGACATCCCCAGCTTCaggctcctctccctctccatagCCCTGTGAATGCCTCCAGTTCTCAATGGCCTGACCCAAATGCACCTCAGCAGCATAATTCCCACTTCCAAACTCAGAGCTACTTCAGTCAGGGCTCTGCCCCCCAGGACTCATGGTTCAGCATGCCTCCACAGGACTCAGGCTACCACCAAATGGGGACTGGCCTGGCCCATCCTCAGCCCCACCCTGCCTCTGCTGCATCTCATGCCTCCAACACTGGGCCTGGGCCTAGTTCTGCTGCTGCCCCAGTCCCATGCTTTCAGGAGTCTGGTTCACTCTCAATGTTCTTCAAAGACAATGATGTGGAAAACGAAGAAACACTGGCTGGAGATAGGAATAAGGCAGTGAATGGTGTTCCTGATTCTTTTCAGCATCACAGCAACCCACAAGCCCACAGTGGCCATGCAGATGTTCCTTTGGATTACCAAGGACCTTCTCTGCAAGATCATTCACACCTACCATACATGCATGATGGCAACCATGCACCACAGGCAAGTACCCAGAAGCCTCCTGATTCGCAGTACGACCATGTGGAGAATTTGGAGTGTGTGCCGAACCAGGAAGTATTACCCAGTGATATCCATGGCAGCCCTGCTGCTACTGCAGCCCATGGAGTAGACCAGTTTGAAACCGGGCCTAACCTGGAGACTCCAGATTCTATTCCAAGACCCATTAGATCTGCGAGTGTGTCATCCAACTATAGCAATATGAGCCATGGAAGTGGAAGTGGCACTCGTCGGCATCAGGGAGTAGTAGGTACCTTTATTCAGCAGGAAAGTCCGCGTCTCACTGATGACGCTAACCTGTCTGCTGCTACTCGAGGCTACTTTGAGCAGATCGACACCTCTCCAGCCGGAGCTATGGGTGCGCAACAGAGCCCCCCGGAGCAGATGTGGCCCTCCACACCTAGCCCTCCCAAACCAACTGGTATCTTTCAGGCCAGCGCAAACAGCTCGTTTGAACCTGTGCGCTCACATGGGGTTGGGGTTCGTCCTGCGGAAGTTGATAGAGCTAACATGGTTGCGGAAGGGGTTGTGGATTCTATAACTGGCAACCTGGAGCAGCCACCAGATAATATGGAAAACATCTATGGCCCAGGACACCCCCTGCCTGCTGGGGCTGGAGGTGGCGGTCCTCATCTGCCACACCCAGTGGTTCATTCTCGACCTTCATCCCGTTCTTTTGGGGCCAGTCGGCCCTGCGAGAGCCCTGCCACTACTCTGTGGGCTCAGCATGATCCTTCCAGCTTAGGCGTTAACATCCTCCTCGCCCCTGCTGCCCCGGCAGTTCTTGCCCCTTTACGAGAGCCCAGTGCTGATGTCATCCAACCTCCAGAGGATGGCCCACTGAACCTGCAGCCCCTCCAGAGAATCCAGACAACGGCACACTCGGAGAACCTAGAGAACCCACCAATGGTGAGTGAGGCACAGCCAACTGACCCTCAAGGCAACCTGGGCTATGCGTCGCTCCTTGTGTCCGACTCGGTCCAACAGCCTGTTTTAATTGCCCCGCCAGTGTCTAATTACAGTGTGATTCCCCCCGCTACCCCTGCTCAAGCACTCAGTCAAAGTAGCCTTAGGGAAACTACCCCCCCTGTGAGGCCACTCACACAGGGACAGGGGGCCAGTACCTCCCAACCACCTCCAGTAACCTCTAATCAGAATCCAGTGTTTGCCCCTGGACCTCTAAGCTTCAATTCTTCAGCCTCTAACCAGGGCCCGCTCAATCTGACCCGAGACTACGCAGAAGCGGCAACATCAGACGTCACAGCTCCAGCGCCGTCTCAGCCACTCCACCCCCCACTTTCAAGGGGCCAATCATTGGTTGGAGACGGCCACTCTCCTCTCCAAGTTAACCCACAGGCTCCTCTCGTGACTGCTCCGGTCTCTAATCATAATCAGCCATCAAATTATGAACTGCTTGATTTTTCTATGCACCAATCACAAGTCCAAACCCAAGCGTCTCAACATGAGTCTCCACAGTCTAGTAATGGATTTTACCTACAGGTTACCAAAGATGCTCAGCAAGGGGTGAGAGCAAAAGGGAATGTCCCTGTCCAGACCGCAGCCTCTTCATCTACCCCACAGGTACCACCAGCAACTTCTCAAGCGGCTGCAATCATCCAGCCGCCACCAGCCGAACCTCCCAAGACATCAGATTCTCACGCTGCACTGCAGGGACAAAATTATGCTCCTCCTGTTCCGGTGAGTGGAGCACAACCTTCCCGTGACCAGTATCCACCCCCAGCACAGGGGCCTGCTGCAGGGAGTGCTCCTCCTCCCGCTGATGCTTACCCTCCGGGGCCTCGAGGACCAGCACCTCCAGGAGCTCCTGGAGAGCCACCTCGACCACCCTCCGCTGCAGGCAGCCAGCAAGGCTATGGGCCCCCTCCTCCAGCGGCAGGGCAGATGTATGGCGGCTATTATGGTAATTATGGAGAATACCCGGACAGCAGAGCACCTTATCCTCCTGGCCAGTACCCACCTCCACCTGGGGATCCTAGAGCTCAGCAATATTATCAA GACGGTGCATACCGGGGCAGAACAGATCCTTGGTATGGCAGATATGAAGGACAGACTCAGACAGCGTATCGCGATCCAAACTACCAGTACAGAGAGCCTCAGCCAGAACGACCCAGCTCCAGAGCGAGTCAGTACTCGGACAGGCCTTCATCCAG GCAAGGCTTCCCTGAGGAGTACAACAGAGCAAACCAAAGTGCCTATAGTGAATATTATGCAGATTACGCCAAGCAATGTGAATATGCAG GATACAACTACGGACAGTACGACCCGCGCTACAGAGGATACTATGATCAGGCCTACTGGGCTAATTATGACGAAAGCTACAGAGGCAGAGAAAACTACTATAACCAGCAGCAGGTGTATCCAGCCAG GAAGGAGGGCTACGAGGATCCGTGGCGGTACTATCCAGGTTACGACGCCAGTTTTGACGATGATTACCGCCGGCGTGGAGAAGCGTACGCCGATGAGTTTGACCGGCGCAGTGTCCACAGCGAGCAGTCGGCTCACAGTGTGCACAGCTCTCACAGCCACAACAGCAGACGAAGCAGCTTCAGCTCACGATCTCAGCag AGCCAGGTGTACAGAAGCCAGACGGACTTGACGTCAGCGGCCTATGACGCCACATCCTCCACTTTGGCTGTGGACTACTCGTATGGACAGTACCCCGACCAGACTGATGCTACCCAGAACTACAGCCAGTACCTCTACCCCCCTGAATACAACGCAGACGGCACCTGGATCGCAACAGACCAAC CTCCTCCTCGTCCTGCAACCCCAGAGAAGTTCAGCATTCCCCACCGTTGTGCCCGCTTCGGACCCGGCGGTCATCTGGTCCAAGTTCTGCCCAATCTCCCCTCGGCCGGGCAGCCTGCTCTCGTAGATATCCACAACATGGAG ACCATGCTGCAGGACACCCCGGAACAGGCAGAACTACGAGCTTTCCCTGGCCCTCTTGTTAA GGAGGAGACCCACAAGGTGGACGTGATAAAGTTCTCCCAGAACAAAGCGCTGGAGTCCTCTCGTGACAACAACCTCTTGGACCGGGACTCTGCCCGTCTGCTCTGGGAGTTCATCATGCTGCTCTGTAGACAGAACGGG ACCGTGGTCGGCACGGACATCGCTGACCTCTTGCTGAAGGAGCATCGCTCCGTGTGGCTGCCGGGGAAAAGTCCTAATGAGGCGAACTTGATTGATTTTAACAATGAACCGCTGGCTCGAGCTGAGGAAGAGCCAGGAGCTGGACCGCTGTCGCTCCTCTCCGACACCTTCATGATTGTCCCGGAGAACCTCGGCAAGGAAACGGAACGCTTCAGGGAGCTGCTGCTGTTCGGCCGCAAGAAG gaTGCACTAGAAGCAGCTATGAAGGGCGGGCTCTGGGGCCACGCCCTGCTGTTGGCCAGTAAGATGGACAACAGGACACACGCACGTGTCATGACGAG gTTCGCCAACAGTTTGCCCATCAACGACCCTCTCCAGACTGTGTACCAGCTGATGTCAGGGAGGATGCCTGCATCCGCCACT TGCTGCGGGGAGGAGAAGTGGGGTGACTGGCGCCCTCACCTGGCCATGGTGCTGTCtaacctcacacacaccctggaCCTGGACACGCGCACAATCACCACCATGGGTGACACTCTCG CTTCCAAGGGGCTCATCGACGCCGCACACTTCTGCTACCTGATGGCCCAAGTTGGTCTGGGAGTTTACACAAAGAAGAGCGCTAAGATGGTTCTGATTGGCTCCAACCACag TTTGCCCTTTTACCAATGTGCGAGCAATGACGCTATCCAGAGGACGGAGGCGTACGAGTATGCTCAGTCTCTGGGCTCCCAGCCGTGCTTACAACCCAATTTCCAG GTGTTCAAGTTGATCTACGCCTGCCGCCTGGCTGAAGCAGGTCTGAGTGCTCAGGCCTTCCACTACTGTGAAGTTATTTCTCGGAATGTCCTCATGCAGCCTTCCTATTACTCTCCTGTGTTCATAAGCCAAATTATACAG ATGTCGGAAAAGCTGCGATTCTTTGATCCACAACTGAAGGAGAAGCCCGAGCAGGAGCTGTTCAATGAGCCTGAATGGCTGATCCACCTCAGACAGCTGGATGGACAGATgagg aCGGGGATGATAACATACAGTGAGGACCGAGCAAGTCCTTCACAGTACGACTGCAGCAGCCCCAGCTCCGACTTGGACCAGCCCAGCCCCTCCGAGCCGTACAACATGCCTGTGGAGATGGATGGCTCCACTCCTGACAACCAACTGATGAGCTCATTACTGCCCGGGGCCCCTCCGCAGGGAGTGCAGCTGATgcctccag ctCCCACCTCTATCCTCCAGGACGGGATGGCCCCTCCGCAGCCTTTCCCCTCCAACGATGTGCCCCAGTTCTACCCAGTCCCCCCCAGTGGCCCGCCAGGCCAGATGCCCATCTCAGGCTACCCTCCACAGGATCCCGGCTTCGCCCCTCCTCCCTTCCAGCCTCAACCTGAGCAGATAGAGATGTACCCAGGAGCCCATCAGCAGCCGTGTCCCCCGCCTCTCCAGATGGGCCAAATGGGCCAAATGTCCCCACACATGCCGCATTCACCGATACAGATGAACCCCCCGCCGCTCCAGATGCCTCACCACATGCCCTCTTCTCCTGGGCACATGCCACCTGTAGAGCAGATGTCCCACGCCCCACCAGAGATGCACCCAATGTCTTCCTCCCCACCCGGGAGCTCCTTCACTCCCCAGAGGGACTTCTACGACCAAATGGCGATG GTTCCTGGGAGGAGATCGAGGACTGTTTCACAATCTTCAATACAT GCTTCCGGGCGTCGCTCTCGCACCACCTCTGAATCTTCCACTCCCACTCGGGTGGAAGAGGAGCGGAGCAACTCTGCAGTGAAGCAGGCCTCTCCGCCTCCAC CGATTCCTGAACAGCCCCGCAAAGAAGAGGCCAAGAGAGTCAAGAAGGACTCCCCGAAAAAG ggtggtggtggtggtggaggaggagtgggGGGCTTGCTAAGCTGGATCATTAGGAAGGGGAAGAATGAGGCTCACTTACcagatgacaaaaacaaatct ATTGTGTGGGATGAACAGAAGCAGAGATGGGTCGACTTGAACGAGCCTGAAGAGGAG AGTAAGCCAACTCCACCACCTCCCGCTGGCTTCCCCAAGATGCCTCAGATGCTCGTCGCACCGCCGACGGGGGGGCCTCCTGTCAACATGTTCTCCAGGAGGGCAG